TCGCCAGGACGAGCAGCGGGAATTCGGCCTCGGGCTCGATGCTGGCGACGACGATGCACATGATCCCAGTGTGCGGGTGCGGCCGTCAGGCTGCTGCGCGGGCCGCTGCCTTCGCCTGGAGGGTGGCGCGGCGCTCCTCGAACTTGGCGGCATAGCCGTCGAGGTCGGTGAGGAAGTCGGCGAGCTGCTGGCGGGCCTTCTCGCCCTCGCCGTCGAGACCCTCGATCTCGAAGATCCGCAGGTTGCGCAGCACCGGCTGCAGCACCTCGTCGTGGTGGATCCGCAGGTCGTAGATGCCGGCCATCGCCATCTGCACGGACTTGCGGCCGAAGTTCTCGATGCCGTGGCCCGGCATCTGGAAGTCGGAGACGACATCGGTGATGGCGCGCATCGCCTCGTTGGGCGCGATCTGCAGCGCCGCGGTGAGCAGGTTGCGGTAGAAGACCATGTGCAGGTTCTCGTCCGCCGCGATCTTGGCGAGGAGCTGGTCGCAGAGGGGGTCGCCGCTGTAGCGGCCGGTGTTGCGGTGCGAGATCCGGGTCGCCAGCTCCTGGAACGAGACGTAGGCGATGGAGTGCATCGCCTCCATCGAGTGGTCGGAGGTGAACCCGGCCGTCATGTGGACCATGCGGGCGCGTTCGAGGGCGATGGGGTCGACGGCGCGGGTGACGGTGAGGTAGTCGCGGATGGCGACGCCGTGTCGTCCTTCTTCGGCGGTCCAGCGGTGGACCCAGGTGCCCCAGGCGCCGTCGCGGCCGAAGAGGGCGGCGATTTCGTGGTGGTAGCTGGGGAGGTTGTCCTCGGTGAGGAGGTTGACGATGAGGGAGGTGCGGGCGACGTCGCTGAGCGTGGACTGGTCGGGGGTCCAGGCGGTGCCGCCGAGGACGCCGTCGAAGTCGGTGCCCCGGCTCCACGGGATGTACTCGTGGGGGAACCACTCCTTGGCGATCGCCAGGTGCCGGTTGAGGTTGGCCTCGACGACGGGCTCAAGCTGGTAGAGCAGATCAGTCTGTGAGATCACGGCGAGCTCCCGAAGCTAAGGCTACGGTTACGTCACCGTAGGTTTCTCGTTTCAGCGTACCTGCTCGCGGGGGATGCACGAAGGACGAGAGGTTACCGGCGGGGAACCGGATCTTCGGCGCGAGAGGGCTTGATCTGCGTCTTCGGGTGCGGATCATCGCCCCCCTCACGCCATGGGACCAACTCTTGAAGAGTTGCGACGATCTTGGCGTCGTGGGCGGGCCGTGGTGGCTCTGGCTGGTGTGATGTCACGCCCGCTGCAGCTCGATGAGGAGCTCCCGCATCTGGCCCAGCGCCGGGTGCTCCGTCTGCTCGGCCAGGGCGATGGCCCGAACCAGGAACTCGACGGCATCACCCGGCCGCCCCATCCTCGCCATCAGGGCGGCCATGTTGAAGCACATCATCGCCTCGGAACCGCGATCCCCCAGGATGCGGACGATGTCGATCACCTCGTCCAGCGCGGCCTTCGCCCCGGCGAGATCGCCTCGCATGAATCGAATTCCACCGATGTTGTTCAGGGTGGCCGCTTCGCCGGCCCGGTCGCCGATCTCCCGCTGGATGGGCTGCGCCTGCTCGAAGTAGGCCAGCGCCCGCCGCTCGTCGGCCAGCCCGGCGTACGCCATGCCGATGTTGTTCAGGGTGACCGCTTCGCCGGGGCGGTCGCCGGCGTCCCGTTGGACGGGTAGTGCCTGCTCGTAGTAGGCCAGTGCGTGCTGCGGGTCGCCCAGCCCGTCGTATATGCCGCCGATGT
This portion of the Allocatelliglobosispora scoriae genome encodes:
- a CDS encoding acyl-ACP desaturase — encoded protein: MISQTDLLYQLEPVVEANLNRHLAIAKEWFPHEYIPWSRGTDFDGVLGGTAWTPDQSTLSDVARTSLIVNLLTEDNLPSYHHEIAALFGRDGAWGTWVHRWTAEEGRHGVAIRDYLTVTRAVDPIALERARMVHMTAGFTSDHSMEAMHSIAYVSFQELATRISHRNTGRYSGDPLCDQLLAKIAADENLHMVFYRNLLTAALQIAPNEAMRAITDVVSDFQMPGHGIENFGRKSVQMAMAGIYDLRIHHDEVLQPVLRNLRIFEIEGLDGEGEKARQQLADFLTDLDGYAAKFEERRATLQAKAAARAAA